In a single window of the Octopus sinensis linkage group LG1, ASM634580v1, whole genome shotgun sequence genome:
- the LOC115210584 gene encoding atlastin-2 yields the protein MVKGHPVQIVLADEDHSFTLDEEALKSVLLQPEIRDKKVVVISVAGAFRKGKSFLLDFFLRYEQHTGPTDWLSDEEQQLDGFSWRGGSERDTTGILLWSEPFIIPTSSGVVAVIFMDTQGAFDSLSTVRDCATVFALSTMISSVQVYNISQNIQENDLQHLQLFTEYGRLALDANDNESKPFQALTFLVRDWSCSYEHSYGMVGGNEILEKRFAITDRQHSELQQLRRHIRSCFQSINCFLMPHPGLKVASDPKFTGKLKDIEPDFRQYLRSLVNHILAPEKLVVKEINGTKITCGELVEYFKAYIKIYQGEELPEPKSMLEATAEANNLAAVACARNYYSTNMEAAVGGDRPYLHPDCLNKDHAKFQEEALKLFRSTRKMGGSEFSHSYEEKLQKEIEGLFVNFCNHNEGKNIFKTARTPAVLVIMMIFFYFGATLFAFFGLSPVAALFNLIMWIVLLLIIVAGYVRYSGEYIDIGSAIDQLAEKIWENVISHLLAKAGEQTAKYAVKNQMKNKKV from the exons ATGGTGAAAGGTCACCCAGTGCAGATTGTCCTTGCCGACGAGGATCACAGTTTTACATTGGATGAAGAGGCATTAAAAAGTGTTTTACTGCAACCAGAAATTAGAGACAAAAAGGTTGTGGTGATCTCTGTTGCTGGAGCCTTCCGTAAGGGGAAGTCATTCTTGTTGGACTTTTTTCTCCGATACGAACAACACACA GGTCCTACAGATTGGTTATCAGATGAAGAACAACAGCTCGATGGATTTTCTTGGAGAGGTGGATCTGAGCGAGACACTACCGGAATATTATTATGGAGTGAACCATTTATTATACCAACCAGCTCTGGAGTG GTTGCAGTTATTTTCATGGACACCCAAGGTGCATTTGACAGTCTTTCAACTGTTCGTGACTGTGCTACTGTGTTTGCTCTAAGTACTATGATTAGCTCAGTCCAG gTATATAATATCTCTCAGAACATTCAAGAAAATGATTTACAACATCTacag tTATTCACAGAATATGGTCGATTAGCACTGGATGCCAATGATAATGAGTCCAAACCTTTCCAG GCTTTAACATTTTTAGTAAGAGACTGGAGTTGTTCCTATGAGCACAGCTATGGCATGGTTGGAGGAAATGAAATcctggaaaaacgttttgct attACTGACCGACAACATTCAGAACTTCAACAACTAAGGAGACATATTCGATCCTGTTTCCAATCCATAAACTGTTTTTTGATGCCACATCCTGGCCTGAAAGTCGCTTCAGATCCCAAATTTACTGGAAAATTGAAGG ATATTGAACCAGACTTCAGACAATATTTACGCTCCCTAGTTAATCACATACTGGCTCCGGAAAAATTAGTTGTGAAAGAAATCAATGGTACTAAGATAACTTGTGGAGAATTGGTGGAATATTTCAAG GCATACATCAAGATCTACCAAGGAGAAGAATTACCGGAACCTAAATCTATGTTAGAG GCCACAGCAGAAGCTAACAACTTGGCTGCCGTTGCATGTGCTCGCAATTACTATTCAACTAATATGGAAGCT GCAGTTGGAGGAGACCGACCTTATCTTCATCCAGATTGTTTGAATAAAGATCACGCAAAGTTCCAGGAGGAAGCTCTAAAATTATTCCGTTCCACAAGAAAAATGGGCGGATCAGAGTTCAGTCATTCTTACGAGGAGAAACTTCAAAAAGAAATTGAAGGGTTGTTTGTGAACTTTTGCAACCACAACGAgggcaaaaacatttttaaaactgCTCGAACCCCTGCTGTCCTTGTTATTATGATGATTTTCTTCTATTTTGGAGCCACATTATTTGCTTTCTTTGGACTCAGCCCAGTGGCAGCACTCTTTAACTTGATTATGTGGATTGTTCTCTTATTGATCATTGTTGCAGGTTATGTTCGTTACAGCGGAGAATACATTGACATTGGTTCTGCAATCGATCAATTAGCTGAGAAAATCTGGGAAAAT gTTATTTCTCACCTGTTGGCAAAAGCGGGAGAACAAACAGCTAAATATGCTGTCAAgaatcaaatgaaaaataaaaaagtctGA